The proteins below come from a single Parageobacillus thermoglucosidasius genomic window:
- a CDS encoding DUF3147 family protein — protein MDGRDLFFRFLFGGSAVVLSYVTAKLLPWKVIGGIFAAFPAVMVVAVMMVGMTKGSKEAAKIAQGSVYGMIGCFICVLTVLFSLQLTRNWWGSFIFGLISWFASSLFLVYMRDRKQEKRASSIRSEHV, from the coding sequence ATGGATGGACGCGATTTATTTTTCCGTTTTTTATTTGGCGGCTCAGCAGTTGTGTTAAGTTATGTAACGGCAAAACTGTTGCCATGGAAAGTCATTGGGGGCATTTTCGCGGCATTCCCGGCCGTGATGGTCGTTGCGGTCATGATGGTTGGCATGACGAAGGGGTCGAAAGAAGCGGCGAAAATAGCGCAAGGGTCTGTTTATGGAATGATCGGTTGTTTTATTTGTGTGCTGACGGTGCTATTTTCCTTGCAATTGACGCGCAATTGGTGGGGAAGTTTTATTTTTGGCTTAATTTCTTGGTTTGCTAGTTCGTTATTCCTTGTATATATGCGAGACCGTAAACAGGAAAAGAGAGCCTCAAGCATCAGGT